In Nostoc sp. UHCC 0926, a single genomic region encodes these proteins:
- a CDS encoding Uma2 family endonuclease, producing MVISQSEYYISPEEYLEGEKFSEIKHEYIDGQVYAMAGASDAHVTVVGNLFALLRNHLRGTGCRVYMLDMKAQIDVINRYFYPDIMVTCDPRDREFEYFKSHPCLIVEVLSESTEGYDRGKKFASYRHLESLQEYVLISSDRMSVECFRRNQEGHWVLYPYEKEEVHLASVDFHCAIAAIYEDVLLVD from the coding sequence ATGGTCATTAGCCAAAGTGAGTACTATATCTCCCCAGAAGAATATCTAGAGGGCGAGAAATTTAGTGAAATCAAACACGAGTATATTGATGGACAAGTCTACGCAATGGCAGGGGCAAGCGATGCTCATGTCACCGTAGTAGGAAACTTGTTTGCCCTGCTGCGAAACCATCTCCGGGGTACTGGATGCCGTGTCTACATGTTAGACATGAAAGCACAAATTGATGTGATAAATCGCTATTTTTATCCTGATATAATGGTGACTTGTGATCCACGAGATAGAGAATTTGAATATTTTAAGTCCCATCCTTGCTTAATTGTCGAAGTGCTTTCTGAATCAACAGAAGGCTATGACAGAGGAAAGAAATTTGCTAGTTATCGACACTTAGAATCACTACAAGAATATGTGCTAATCTCATCAGATCGAATGAGTGTGGAATGCTTCCGCCGCAATCAGGAAGGACATTGGGTACTTTACCCTTATGAAAAAGAAGAAGTGCATTTAGCTAGCGTTGATTTTCATTGTGCGATCGCAGCTATATATGAAGATGTATTATTAGTAGATTAA
- a CDS encoding DHA2 family efflux MFS transporter permease subunit produces the protein MANTGVIGQQGQNPAVPPERVPLRTWIGVLASMLGAFMAVLDIQITNASLQDIQASLGATLEEGSWISTAYLVAEIVVIPLTGWLSRVFSLRRYLLVNTALFIFFSICCGWSWDLNSMIFFRVLQGFSGGVLIPTAMTVVLTTLPQSKQSVGLAAFGFSAVFAPSIGPTLGGWLTENLGWEYNFYINVIPGVLMLAGVWYGIKQEKPQINLLKQGDWWGIIAMAIGLGSLQVVLEEGSRKDWFGSALIVRLTVIAVIFLAIFFFIELTRKQPFINLRLLSRRNFGLASIVNVSLGVGLYGSIYILPLYLAQIQKYNALQIGEVLIWAGIPQLFIIPLIPRLMKRIDVRLMVAFGVTLFSISAFMNSGMTNETGLDQLRWSQFVRAMGQPLIMVPLSSIATAGLSPKEAGSASGLFNMMRNLGGSIGIASLATLLANREQFHSNKLGEGVSLYNPQTQQRIDQMTQYFVSRGADLSTAQNEAIASISNIVRREAFVMAFNDCFYFIGIALLLSGLAVLFLKKVKATGGAGAH, from the coding sequence ATGGCTAATACAGGTGTAATTGGTCAGCAAGGGCAAAATCCTGCTGTACCACCAGAACGTGTACCGCTAAGAACCTGGATTGGTGTATTAGCCAGTATGCTTGGTGCATTTATGGCGGTATTGGATATTCAAATAACTAATGCTTCGCTGCAAGATATTCAAGCAAGTTTAGGAGCAACTTTAGAAGAAGGTTCTTGGATTTCTACAGCGTATCTCGTAGCAGAAATTGTGGTAATTCCTCTAACAGGATGGTTATCACGGGTATTTTCTCTGCGACGTTATCTGTTAGTCAATACTGCATTATTTATTTTCTTTTCTATATGCTGTGGTTGGTCATGGGATCTCAATTCCATGATTTTCTTTCGAGTCTTACAAGGTTTTAGTGGAGGAGTATTAATTCCCACCGCTATGACAGTTGTATTAACGACTTTACCTCAATCTAAGCAATCAGTTGGGTTAGCTGCATTTGGGTTTAGTGCAGTTTTTGCACCCTCAATTGGCCCAACATTAGGAGGTTGGTTAACAGAAAATCTTGGTTGGGAGTACAACTTTTATATAAATGTAATTCCAGGGGTATTAATGCTGGCTGGTGTTTGGTATGGAATTAAGCAAGAAAAACCCCAAATTAATTTACTGAAACAAGGTGACTGGTGGGGAATTATTGCAATGGCTATTGGATTAGGTTCCCTACAAGTTGTTTTAGAAGAAGGTAGCCGTAAAGATTGGTTTGGTTCAGCGTTGATTGTGCGCTTAACTGTGATAGCAGTAATTTTTTTGGCGATATTTTTCTTTATAGAATTAACTCGAAAGCAACCATTTATTAATTTACGGCTTTTGTCTAGGCGGAACTTTGGTTTAGCGAGTATTGTCAATGTGTCGCTGGGAGTAGGATTGTATGGTTCAATTTATATTTTACCGTTGTATCTTGCCCAAATTCAAAAATATAATGCTCTGCAAATTGGTGAAGTATTGATTTGGGCTGGTATTCCCCAACTATTTATTATTCCTCTCATACCCAGATTGATGAAACGCATTGATGTGCGGTTAATGGTAGCTTTTGGTGTGACTTTGTTTTCCATCAGTGCATTTATGAACTCAGGAATGACTAATGAAACAGGATTAGATCAGTTACGCTGGTCGCAATTTGTGCGGGCAATGGGACAACCTCTAATTATGGTGCCGCTGAGTTCTATCGCCACTGCTGGATTGAGTCCGAAAGAAGCAGGTTCGGCAAGTGGTTTATTTAATATGATGCGGAATCTGGGCGGTTCTATTGGAATTGCTTCTTTAGCGACTTTATTAGCAAATAGAGAACAATTTCACTCGAATAAATTGGGTGAAGGAGTATCTTTATATAACCCACAAACTCAACAGCGAATTGACCAAATGACACAGTATTTTGTCAGTCGTGGAGCAGATTTGAGTACAGCTCAAAATGAAGCGATCGCATCTATATCCAACATTGTCCGCCGGGAAGCCTTTGTGATGGCTTTTAACGATTGTTTCTACTTTATTGGCATTGCTTTGTTACTTAGTGGACTTGCCGTTTTATTCCTCAAAAAGGTGAAGGCAACTGGTGGCGCTGGCGCTCATTAA
- a CDS encoding MFS transporter, translating to MKKPLLPALRSKNYQLFFAGQGISLIGTWMTQLATIWLVYNLTNSPLMLGVVGFSSQIPSFFLAPFGGVFVDRFSRYRTLIGTQILAMIQSLTLAVLALTGVIQVWHIIALSLFQGFINALDAPARQAFVPELVERREDLANAIAINSTMFNGARLIGPAIGGLLIANVGTGYCFLIDGLSYIAVIAALLAMKVKPWKNSVTDGNPLQKVKEGFVYAFSFPPIRSILLLSALVSLMGLQNTILVPVIAEQVLKGGAETLGFLMAASGVGALTGGIYLATRQTILGIGKLIALAPAILGIGLIAFSLSRFLPLSLFTMLFVGLGTILQIAASNTFLQTIVEDDKRGRLMSLYTMSFLGMIPVGNLLGGLLASHIGATNTLIIDGIVCILGSIIFSIKLPALRKIMRPIYEQKGIVISNKA from the coding sequence ATGAAAAAACCGCTACTACCTGCATTGAGGTCAAAAAACTACCAGCTGTTTTTTGCCGGACAAGGTATTTCCCTAATTGGGACGTGGATGACGCAACTGGCGACGATTTGGCTAGTTTATAACTTGACAAACTCCCCATTAATGCTAGGAGTTGTGGGATTTTCGAGTCAAATTCCGAGCTTTTTTTTAGCTCCCTTTGGTGGAGTATTTGTAGATCGCTTTTCTCGGTATCGTACCTTAATTGGCACGCAAATCTTGGCGATGATTCAATCGTTAACATTAGCAGTGCTGGCGCTAACTGGTGTGATTCAGGTATGGCACATCATCGCCTTGAGTTTGTTTCAAGGATTTATTAACGCCTTAGATGCGCCAGCCCGCCAAGCATTTGTGCCAGAATTGGTTGAACGCAGAGAAGATTTAGCCAATGCGATCGCTATCAATTCAACGATGTTCAACGGTGCGCGATTAATTGGCCCTGCGATCGGGGGTTTATTAATTGCTAACGTTGGAACTGGCTATTGTTTTTTAATTGATGGTTTGAGCTACATTGCTGTAATCGCTGCTTTATTGGCAATGAAAGTTAAACCTTGGAAAAATTCGGTAACTGACGGTAATCCTTTGCAAAAAGTCAAAGAGGGATTTGTATATGCCTTTAGCTTTCCACCCATTCGCTCGATTTTGTTACTATCAGCTTTAGTTAGTCTTATGGGGCTACAAAATACTATTCTCGTACCAGTTATTGCAGAACAAGTTCTCAAAGGTGGTGCAGAAACCTTGGGGTTTTTGATGGCGGCATCTGGAGTTGGAGCCTTAACTGGTGGTATTTATCTAGCTACGCGCCAAACAATCTTAGGAATTGGTAAATTGATTGCCTTAGCTCCAGCAATTTTAGGAATTGGTCTAATTGCTTTTTCTTTATCTCGATTTTTACCACTTTCTTTATTTACAATGTTATTTGTTGGCTTGGGAACAATTCTCCAAATTGCTGCTAGCAATACATTTTTACAAACAATTGTTGAGGACGACAAACGTGGGAGATTGATGAGCTTATACACAATGTCATTTTTGGGGATGATTCCCGTGGGTAATTTATTAGGAGGTTTATTAGCAAGTCATATTGGTGCTACCAACACTTTGATTATTGATGGGATAGTCTGTATTTTAGGGTCGATTATTTTTAGTATAAAGTTGCCTGCTTTAAGGAAAATAATGCGTCCAATTTATGAGCAAAAGGGGATTGTAATAAGTAATAAAGCTTAG
- a CDS encoding HlyD family secretion protein has protein sequence MGANTLNERNGHKTPVLEKQVIPDLESLEALTADTSATVEAPIVTPEIEKEVPAKPKRKKPTGLILAGLGVGAIAAGTFGYHYWQYASTHQETDNATVAGNIHQVSTRIPGTISQVLVNDNQLVQPGQLLVKLDPRDYESKVQQAQAALENARGQAQAAQANIALTSQTTTGKTSQAQGDVSGAVAAISTAQAAVQEAQAGIPAAQAEVRLAQAGIPAAQAQVAQTNANLENAQADYNRYNQLYKTGAIARQQLDAAKAAYDVATAQKNAAIQGVEQAKAKLASAKVGVAKAQSQLAQAQENVINAQAKLAASKGGLQQATAGGQDTTVKRGQYEAAKAAIAQSEASLKDAQLQLSYANVTAPSAGRIGRKNVEIGNRVQSGTPLMAIVDNEYWVIANFKETQLEKMRPGEPVEIKLDTFPHHTFIGRVDSVSPASGAQFALLPPDNATGNFTKVVQRIPVKIVFDQKSIQGYESRITPGMSAEVAVEVK, from the coding sequence ATGGGCGCTAATACTTTGAACGAACGCAACGGACACAAGACCCCAGTTTTAGAAAAACAAGTAATTCCTGATTTAGAGAGTTTAGAAGCTTTGACAGCAGATACATCCGCAACAGTAGAAGCACCGATTGTAACTCCTGAGATAGAGAAAGAAGTTCCAGCGAAACCGAAACGGAAAAAACCGACTGGTTTAATTTTGGCAGGATTAGGCGTGGGTGCGATCGCCGCAGGTACTTTTGGTTATCACTACTGGCAATACGCCTCCACCCACCAAGAAACAGACAACGCCACCGTTGCCGGAAACATTCACCAAGTTAGTACCCGCATTCCCGGAACAATAAGTCAGGTACTTGTGAATGATAACCAACTGGTGCAACCGGGACAATTGTTAGTCAAGTTAGATCCACGGGACTATGAAAGTAAGGTACAACAAGCACAAGCAGCCCTAGAAAATGCGCGTGGCCAGGCGCAAGCTGCCCAAGCAAATATTGCCTTAACTTCACAAACTACCACTGGTAAGACAAGTCAAGCGCAGGGGGATGTCAGTGGTGCGGTAGCAGCAATTTCCACAGCCCAAGCAGCAGTACAAGAAGCCCAAGCCGGGATACCAGCGGCGCAAGCTGAAGTCAGACTAGCCCAAGCGGGGATTCCCGCCGCCCAAGCGCAGGTAGCGCAAACAAATGCGAATTTGGAAAATGCCCAAGCAGATTACAATCGTTACAACCAGTTGTATAAAACAGGGGCGATCGCTCGTCAGCAGCTAGACGCAGCCAAGGCAGCTTATGATGTGGCTACGGCACAAAAAAATGCCGCTATTCAGGGAGTAGAACAAGCCAAAGCCAAATTAGCCTCTGCCAAAGTTGGTGTAGCCAAAGCCCAGTCTCAATTAGCACAAGCGCAAGAAAATGTCATCAACGCCCAAGCTAAATTGGCAGCATCTAAGGGAGGATTGCAACAAGCGACTGCTGGCGGACAAGATACAACAGTAAAACGTGGTCAATACGAAGCGGCAAAAGCTGCGATCGCCCAATCAGAAGCATCGCTCAAAGACGCACAATTGCAACTATCTTATGCCAACGTTACCGCTCCCAGTGCCGGACGAATCGGGAGGAAAAACGTGGAAATTGGCAACCGAGTCCAATCGGGAACACCATTAATGGCGATCGTGGATAACGAGTATTGGGTAATTGCGAACTTCAAAGAAACCCAATTAGAAAAGATGCGCCCAGGAGAACCAGTAGAAATCAAGCTGGATACTTTCCCTCATCACACCTTTATTGGTCGTGTTGATAGTGTTTCGCCAGCTTCCGGCGCTCAGTTTGCCTTATTGCCACCGGATAATGCTACAGGTAACTTTACCAAAGTTGTACAGCGCATCCCAGTCAAAATAGTTTTTGACCAAAAGAGCATTCAAGGGTATGAATCGCGGATTACTCCGGGGATGTCTGCGGAAGTTGCTGTGGAAGTCAAGTAA
- a CDS encoding MarR family winged helix-turn-helix transcriptional regulator, whose amino-acid sequence MISTSNHSPPLQSWQQNLAPYNLGYRIKLVSQLLSRKFTERLEPFGLTPFHWLVLCCLWQEDGLPTSSIGDKLKQVGGTLTGVLDRMEERGLVRRERDTHDRRIWRIWLTDAGKELEVVLPPIAATVRDEAMDGISFADRELFSQILNRAIANLS is encoded by the coding sequence ATGATTTCTACATCTAATCACTCCCCACCTTTACAGTCGTGGCAGCAAAATCTGGCACCATACAATTTGGGCTACAGAATCAAATTAGTCTCACAACTCCTCAGTCGCAAGTTTACTGAGAGGCTAGAACCGTTTGGATTGACGCCATTTCACTGGCTGGTGTTGTGCTGTCTTTGGCAAGAAGATGGTTTACCAACTTCTAGTATTGGGGACAAACTCAAACAAGTGGGAGGGACTTTAACAGGTGTACTAGATCGGATGGAAGAACGCGGCTTGGTGCGTCGAGAACGCGACACCCACGATCGCCGCATCTGGCGGATCTGGTTAACGGATGCAGGTAAGGAATTAGAAGTTGTCTTACCGCCTATTGCGGCAACAGTGCGTGATGAAGCAATGGACGGTATTTCCTTCGCTGACCGGGAACTGTTTTCCCAAATTTTGAACCGGGCGATCGCTAACCTCTCCTAA
- a CDS encoding ArnT family glycosyltransferase, producing the protein MFYKLPLLQHIWRQIRLVGSLPYFSLLVWILPLLLLTSGHNSLMAHDEGLYASRARLMFDSGNWIDPWERAHHKTPGPYWLIASFYKLFGISDTSARLPSMIAGIFSLWLVYEIGKIMLGKKLAWLAAAILSVEFLWLQYCRLSTPDVPMIFLVLLAILSLIKTELYPKYRYFWSFIAGLSLGLGFLVRSFMIFLPIIALFPYLIWEHRRHHHLTNPILYLGFFVGLIPTCVWLWLNWLHYGNQSFEELFNFVVRQGSEDHYNNGPLFYIWNIPLIAFPWAFFGILGLVSTLRRPIPRYQLILVGFPLVLFCELSIFSSRFPHYSLCLYPFIALFASVGLNWLGNIYQTGIASQFPLQKRGINILSLFAIKNLPRNLSYGFGGLGVLLVIASIGVLSWGGSDIRKYATIGLAMGLGWLILPVVWISRYHFGIKFLTARYWIAGWLIPCWLALAATGSIGLLSDYNPTLKVFLQQPAIASILQSHPTYYVEIDAKTKVLLNFYLSIRPQPVVSISQVPALSYAWIYTDQSPKLSRPHRILGTVKEYQLIQVLP; encoded by the coding sequence ATGTTCTATAAACTACCCTTATTGCAGCATATTTGGCGACAAATCCGTCTAGTCGGATCATTACCATATTTTAGTTTGTTAGTTTGGATACTGCCCTTATTATTACTTACTTCTGGGCACAATAGTCTGATGGCACATGATGAAGGACTTTACGCATCGCGTGCCCGTCTGATGTTTGATTCTGGTAATTGGATAGATCCTTGGGAAAGAGCACATCATAAAACCCCTGGCCCTTATTGGTTAATTGCCAGTTTCTACAAGCTGTTTGGGATCAGTGATACCAGTGCGCGTCTTCCTAGTATGATTGCTGGCATTTTTAGTTTATGGCTGGTGTATGAAATCGGCAAAATTATGCTGGGCAAAAAATTAGCTTGGCTAGCTGCTGCAATTTTAAGTGTGGAATTTCTTTGGCTACAATACTGCCGCTTAAGTACACCTGATGTACCGATGATTTTCTTGGTACTTTTAGCTATTTTGTCTTTAATAAAAACAGAATTATATCCTAAATATCGCTATTTTTGGAGTTTTATAGCTGGTTTAAGTTTAGGTTTAGGCTTCTTAGTCAGAAGCTTTATGATTTTTTTGCCAATTATAGCTTTATTCCCTTATTTAATTTGGGAACATCGCCGTCATCATCATCTTACTAACCCAATTTTGTATTTAGGCTTTTTCGTAGGTTTAATCCCTACCTGTGTTTGGCTGTGGTTAAACTGGTTGCACTACGGAAATCAAAGTTTTGAGGAGTTGTTCAACTTTGTTGTGCGGCAAGGTTCTGAGGATCATTATAATAATGGGCCGCTGTTTTATATATGGAATATCCCTTTAATAGCATTTCCTTGGGCTTTTTTCGGGATTTTAGGTTTAGTTTCGACTCTCCGTCGTCCCATTCCTCGTTACCAGTTAATATTAGTTGGCTTTCCACTTGTCCTATTTTGTGAACTTAGTATTTTTAGCAGTCGATTCCCTCACTATAGTCTTTGCCTTTATCCGTTTATAGCTTTGTTTGCATCTGTGGGTTTAAATTGGTTAGGCAATATTTACCAGACAGGGATTGCCTCACAATTCCCTCTTCAAAAACGTGGAATAAATATATTATCCCTTTTTGCCATCAAGAATCTTCCTCGAAATCTCAGTTATGGCTTTGGTGGGTTAGGTGTTTTACTTGTTATAGCGAGTATTGGCGTTCTTAGTTGGGGTGGTTCTGATATTCGCAAGTATGCAACTATTGGCTTGGCTATGGGCTTGGGTTGGTTAATTTTGCCTGTAGTGTGGATTAGTCGTTACCACTTTGGCATCAAGTTTCTCACAGCCCGTTACTGGATTGCAGGTTGGTTAATTCCCTGTTGGCTGGCTTTGGCGGCGACAGGTAGCATCGGGCTGTTAAGTGACTATAACCCTACTTTGAAAGTGTTTTTACAACAACCTGCGATCGCTTCAATTCTCCAATCTCATCCTACCTACTATGTGGAAATAGACGCTAAAACCAAAGTACTGCTTAATTTCTATCTTTCTATTCGCCCCCAACCAGTAGTCTCTATTTCTCAAGTACCAGCTTTGAGCTATGCTTGGATCTATACTGACCAGTCCCCTAAATTATCTCGACCTCACCGCATTCTTGGTACAGTAAAAGAGTACCAGTTGATTCAAGTTCTTCCTTAA
- a CDS encoding class I SAM-dependent methyltransferase, with amino-acid sequence MQLRPNQRLKLDDTNDKLFYAYPRFVTHVDEGFIQQLTDLYRDRLKPNTRIFDMMSSWVSHLPEEMQFDHVEGHGLNGEELARNPRLNHYFVQNLNENPQLPLPNEDFDAVLNCVSVQYVQYPEAVFSEIYRILKPGGVAIISFSNRMFFEKAIQAWREASEAQRVELVKAYFASVPGFTTTEVIAHKSTLPNLLQWLGAAGGDPFYAVIAYRS; translated from the coding sequence ATGCAGTTAAGACCGAATCAACGCCTGAAATTAGACGACACAAATGATAAGCTGTTCTATGCCTATCCCCGCTTCGTCACCCATGTCGATGAAGGATTTATTCAACAGCTAACGGATTTATACCGCGATCGCCTCAAACCCAACACCCGCATTTTTGATATGATGAGCAGTTGGGTGTCTCATCTGCCAGAAGAGATGCAGTTTGACCATGTGGAGGGACATGGACTCAATGGTGAGGAACTAGCACGTAATCCCCGCTTAAATCATTATTTTGTGCAAAATCTTAACGAAAATCCGCAGCTACCTTTACCAAATGAGGATTTTGATGCTGTTCTCAATTGCGTATCTGTGCAGTATGTGCAATATCCAGAAGCAGTATTTTCCGAAATTTACCGCATCCTGAAACCCGGTGGTGTCGCAATTATCAGCTTTTCTAACCGGATGTTTTTTGAAAAGGCAATTCAAGCTTGGCGGGAGGCTTCAGAAGCACAACGAGTAGAATTAGTCAAAGCCTACTTCGCCTCAGTTCCAGGATTTACAACCACAGAAGTTATAGCTCATAAGTCAACATTACCAAATTTATTACAGTGGTTGGGTGCAGCTGGAGGAGATCCATTTTATGCGGTTATAGCTTACCGCAGTTAA